In the genome of Chlamydia trachomatis A/HAR-13, one region contains:
- a CDS encoding lysophospholipid acyltransferase family protein — protein MKIGFWRRLYEVCYTSLIGCALKLRYRVLVEGIESINQNSQKGALFLSNHVAEIDPVILEHVFWLKFHVRPIAVDYLFNNPVVKWFLDSVRAIPVPSVVPGRDDKRLLERMERFYVCVTQALDRKESLLLYPSGRLSRNGKEEIVNQQAAYTILHRAKECDVFLVKITGLWGSSFSRYRTGSTPKLGKVFKEAVKALLRCGIFFMPKREVRVSVCPADYSVLKQFPTKQEFNTFLSDWFNQEGGETPLEVPYA, from the coding sequence ATGAAGATAGGGTTTTGGCGTAGACTGTATGAGGTGTGTTATACTTCTCTTATAGGGTGCGCTTTGAAACTTCGCTATCGTGTATTAGTCGAAGGGATAGAGTCTATTAACCAGAATTCCCAGAAGGGAGCTTTATTTCTTTCTAATCATGTAGCAGAGATAGACCCTGTCATTTTAGAGCACGTGTTTTGGTTAAAGTTTCACGTGCGACCTATAGCGGTAGATTATTTATTCAATAATCCAGTGGTAAAATGGTTTCTTGATTCTGTAAGAGCCATCCCTGTGCCTTCCGTCGTCCCTGGAAGGGATGATAAGCGTTTGCTTGAAAGGATGGAGCGCTTTTATGTATGCGTGACCCAAGCACTAGATCGTAAGGAAAGCTTGCTTCTTTATCCATCAGGACGATTGTCTAGAAATGGGAAAGAAGAGATCGTTAATCAGCAGGCAGCCTACACTATTTTGCACCGGGCGAAGGAATGTGATGTATTCTTAGTTAAGATCACAGGACTTTGGGGAAGTTCTTTTTCACGCTATAGAACAGGAAGCACACCAAAATTAGGTAAAGTGTTTAAAGAGGCGGTGAAAGCCTTGTTGCGGTGCGGAATTTTCTTCATGCCTAAACGCGAGGTACGGGTTTCGGTTTGCCCTGCAGATTACTCGGTATTGAAGCAGTTCCCGACAAAACAAGAATTCAATACTTTCCTCTCGGATTGGTTTAATCAAGAGGGAGGGGAGACTCCTTTAGAGGTCCCCTACGCATAG
- a CDS encoding AMP-binding protein, which produces MRDNRNTARSKRGKLRSEKTVLRSFLKLCAEMTTATVFWDEQLGKLSYNQVYKAVCALATRLANYPDQHIGIMMPASAGAYIAYFATLLSGKIPVMINWSQGLREVTACANLVGVTHVITAKPLMQKLAQTHGEDAEYPFSLIFLDEVRKELSFLEKCRVGICMSIPFEWMMRWFGVFDKDPEDVAVILFTSGTEKLPKGVPLTNASLLANQRACFDCFSPKEDDAMISFLPPFHAYGFNSCTLFPLLSGIPVVFAYNPLYAKKIVEMIDEAKVTLLGSTPVFLSYIINAAKKSETALPSLRFVVVGGDVFKHSLYQEALKTFPHVQLRQGYGTTECSPVITINTVNSPKHESCVGMPVRGMEVLIVSEETKVSVSTGVTGLVLTRGTSLFKGYLGEDFGHGFIELAGETWYVTGDLGYVDRHGELFLKGRLSRFVKIGAEMVSLEAMESIIMEGCGQNAADHPLVVCGLPGEKERLCLFTIFPTSVSEVNDILKNSKTSNLLKISYHHQVEAIPMLGTGKPDYCSLNALAKRLFSE; this is translated from the coding sequence ATGCGAGATAATAGGAATACAGCTAGAAGTAAACGCGGAAAATTACGATCAGAAAAAACCGTTTTACGCAGTTTTTTGAAGCTTTGCGCAGAGATGACTACGGCGACGGTTTTTTGGGATGAGCAACTTGGAAAGCTTTCCTACAATCAAGTGTATAAGGCTGTTTGTGCTTTAGCGACACGTTTAGCAAATTATCCTGATCAGCATATTGGAATTATGATGCCCGCATCAGCAGGCGCCTATATTGCTTATTTTGCAACGCTTCTTTCAGGGAAGATTCCAGTGATGATTAACTGGAGTCAAGGGTTGCGAGAAGTAACGGCGTGCGCAAACCTGGTTGGTGTGACTCATGTGATTACAGCAAAGCCTCTTATGCAGAAATTGGCGCAGACGCATGGAGAAGATGCAGAATATCCTTTTTCCCTAATTTTTCTAGATGAGGTTCGTAAGGAATTATCTTTCCTAGAGAAGTGTCGAGTGGGTATTTGCATGTCCATACCTTTTGAATGGATGATGCGCTGGTTCGGAGTGTTTGATAAAGACCCTGAGGATGTTGCTGTCATTCTGTTCACGTCAGGAACCGAGAAACTCCCAAAAGGGGTTCCTCTTACTAATGCCTCACTACTTGCTAATCAACGGGCCTGTTTCGATTGCTTTTCTCCGAAAGAAGATGATGCAATGATATCCTTCCTTCCCCCGTTTCATGCGTATGGGTTCAATTCTTGTACGCTGTTTCCTTTGCTATCCGGGATACCTGTTGTTTTTGCCTATAATCCTTTGTATGCGAAGAAAATAGTTGAGATGATTGATGAAGCAAAGGTCACTTTGCTAGGAAGTACGCCTGTTTTCCTCAGTTATATTATTAATGCTGCTAAGAAAAGCGAGACCGCGCTTCCTTCCTTGCGGTTCGTTGTTGTTGGAGGAGATGTTTTCAAACACTCTTTATATCAAGAAGCTTTGAAAACTTTCCCACATGTTCAACTGCGTCAAGGATATGGAACTACAGAATGCTCTCCGGTTATCACTATTAATACTGTGAATAGTCCGAAACATGAGTCTTGCGTAGGCATGCCTGTTAGAGGTATGGAAGTGTTAATTGTTTCTGAAGAAACTAAAGTCTCTGTATCAACCGGAGTAACAGGATTGGTTCTGACACGAGGAACTTCTCTATTTAAAGGATATTTGGGAGAAGACTTCGGACATGGATTCATAGAGTTAGCTGGAGAGACTTGGTATGTCACCGGCGACTTGGGGTATGTAGATCGCCATGGGGAGTTATTCTTAAAAGGACGACTCAGTCGTTTTGTGAAGATTGGGGCAGAAATGGTGAGCCTTGAGGCAATGGAGAGTATTATTATGGAAGGATGTGGGCAAAATGCTGCCGATCATCCTTTGGTGGTTTGCGGCCTCCCAGGAGAAAAAGAGCGTCTTTGCCTATTCACGATATTCCCAACTTCTGTTTCGGAAGTAAATGATATCCTAAAAAACTCCAAAACCAGTAACTTATTGAAAATTTCTTATCACCATCAGGTAGAAGCGATTCCTATGTTGGGGACGGGGAAACCTGATTACTGTTCCTTAAATGCTTTGGCAAAACGATTATTTAGCGAATAA
- a CDS encoding aminotransferase class I/II-fold pyridoxal phosphate-dependent enzyme, which translates to MKEALSIDFITNDFLGFSRSDSLVHAVEARYRLYCRDKPHAQLGYGGSRAILGSSSLLDGVEHQIAHFHGAPEALILPSGFVANTAICAHLSSVADYVLWDEQVHISVSYNLSVFLSGWHQSFRHNDLDHLESLLESCQQRGFQRVFILVCSVYSFKGSFALLEQIVALSHQYHAQLIVDEAHAVGLFGDAGKGFCASLGYENFYSVLVTFSKALGSAGAAWLSSRDRKQDLIKEPMVSLSTGIPPYLLVSIQVAYEFLSQEGELARTRLRRIRDYFAQKISWAAAGFVQPLSLPGISEQELYQKLVATGIRVGVACPPTGKVLRANLHAFNTEQEVDILVSLLATEQVTYQKNVVTGSTSTMQRTLEDNFAAANAS; encoded by the coding sequence TTGAAGGAAGCTCTTTCTATTGATTTTATCACTAATGATTTCCTGGGATTCTCTCGTTCAGATAGCTTAGTTCATGCTGTTGAGGCTCGTTATCGGCTTTATTGTAGAGACAAGCCTCATGCGCAGTTAGGTTATGGAGGTTCGCGCGCTATTTTAGGCTCTTCCTCGCTGTTAGATGGGGTAGAGCATCAAATAGCGCACTTTCATGGAGCTCCAGAAGCTCTTATTTTGCCAAGTGGTTTTGTTGCGAATACTGCGATTTGTGCGCATCTATCTTCCGTAGCGGATTATGTGCTATGGGACGAGCAGGTGCATATCTCCGTTTCTTACAATCTATCTGTTTTTTTGTCGGGGTGGCATCAGAGTTTCCGCCATAATGATTTAGATCATCTAGAGTCTTTATTAGAGTCTTGTCAGCAACGTGGTTTTCAACGAGTATTTATCCTCGTCTGTTCTGTTTATTCTTTTAAGGGGTCTTTTGCTCTTTTGGAGCAAATAGTGGCATTGTCTCATCAGTATCACGCTCAGTTGATAGTTGATGAAGCGCATGCTGTGGGATTATTTGGAGACGCTGGGAAGGGATTTTGTGCCTCGTTAGGGTATGAAAATTTCTATTCTGTACTCGTTACCTTCAGTAAAGCTTTGGGATCCGCGGGTGCAGCTTGGTTATCTTCTCGCGATAGGAAGCAGGATTTGATCAAAGAACCTATGGTAAGTCTTTCTACAGGAATACCTCCCTATTTGTTAGTATCTATACAAGTTGCATACGAATTTCTCTCACAAGAAGGAGAACTTGCGAGAACACGATTACGTCGTATTCGTGACTATTTTGCTCAAAAAATCTCTTGGGCAGCAGCTGGATTTGTGCAACCGCTCTCTCTCCCTGGGATCTCTGAGCAGGAATTGTATCAAAAATTAGTTGCCACAGGCATTCGTGTTGGAGTCGCTTGTCCTCCTACAGGTAAAGTACTGCGAGCCAATTTACATGCTTTCAATACCGAACAAGAAGTAGATATTTTGGTTTCGTTGCTTGCCACGGAGCAAGTAACGTATCAGAAGAATGTCGTAACAGGATCTACATCAACAATGCAACGCACTTTAGAGGACAATTTTGCAGCGGCTAATGCCTCTTGA
- the priA gene encoding primosomal protein N': protein MDPTHQPFRLYAEVIVNANINKILDYGIPAELENLVTVGSVVKVPLQRKLTNDKYKIAIVLKIKSSSDFVHVIQPILDISYEGITLPQDLIDLIFWISQYYFCPLGSAVSLFLPTVYAQTHSTKHQNNVFLGQNAERTQEILKTLDNPQQIAVLRKLLKTTKPLTPPELMRKTEVSAKTLDALVKQKFIRIVDSADLEIQDEQLHYFLPDPPTLNQEQLDAVNTISQSLVAEQFQTCLLFGVTGSGKTEVYLQVIRKARALGKSVILLVPEVALTIQTLSFFKMHFGSEVGVLHYKLSDSERTQTWHKASRGLINIIIGPRSAIFCPIQNLGLIIVDEEHDSAYKQSDLPPFYQARDVAVMRGKMTNATVILGSATPSLESYTNALSKKYTLSVLSKRASTSTPTKVFLIDMNLEMEKTRKKPFFSQTVIRSIEQRLEVGEQTIIFFNRRGFHTNVSCSSCKYTLKCPHCDMILTFHKTERILLCHLCNTRLSKPITSCPQCLGTMTLQYRGAGTEKIETLLREFFPTARTIRLDSDTTRFRGSHDALVKQFATGKADILIGTQMIAKGMHFPAVTLSVVLSGDSGLYIPDFRAAEQVFQLITQVTGRSGRSHLPGEVLIQTFLPQNSTISHALAQDFPAFYKEEILGRKVCNYPPFTRLIRCIFLGKCSDYTLKETQRVHTLIKQNLDSQASLMEISPCGHFKVKDLFHYQFLIKTRNILVANKQIQEALAAAKLSSKVRCIVDVDPVTTFF, encoded by the coding sequence ATGGACCCTACTCACCAGCCTTTCCGCCTCTATGCAGAAGTCATAGTCAATGCAAATATCAATAAAATCCTAGACTACGGCATTCCTGCTGAATTGGAAAACCTAGTAACTGTAGGATCTGTTGTTAAGGTTCCCCTGCAAAGGAAACTGACAAATGACAAATATAAAATTGCCATTGTGCTCAAAATTAAAAGTTCTTCTGATTTTGTTCATGTAATCCAGCCTATTTTAGATATCAGTTATGAAGGCATTACCCTTCCCCAAGACCTTATCGATTTGATTTTTTGGATCAGTCAATATTACTTTTGTCCTCTGGGAAGCGCCGTATCCTTGTTCCTACCCACGGTATACGCGCAAACGCACTCAACTAAGCATCAGAACAATGTATTTTTAGGGCAAAATGCAGAGCGTACACAAGAAATACTCAAAACGCTTGATAACCCACAGCAAATCGCTGTTCTGCGTAAACTACTCAAAACGACAAAGCCTCTCACTCCCCCTGAGCTGATGAGAAAAACAGAGGTATCTGCAAAAACTTTGGATGCCTTAGTAAAACAAAAATTCATTCGCATTGTCGACTCAGCAGATCTAGAAATCCAAGACGAACAACTCCATTATTTCCTCCCAGATCCCCCCACACTCAATCAAGAACAACTAGATGCAGTCAATACCATCTCGCAATCGCTCGTTGCGGAACAATTTCAAACCTGTCTGCTATTCGGAGTGACAGGGAGCGGGAAAACTGAAGTGTATCTGCAAGTCATTCGCAAAGCTAGAGCTTTAGGGAAGAGCGTGATTCTTCTTGTCCCTGAGGTAGCTTTAACCATTCAAACGCTTTCCTTTTTTAAAATGCACTTTGGTTCCGAAGTGGGCGTTTTACACTACAAGTTAAGTGACAGTGAACGTACACAGACCTGGCACAAGGCGTCTCGAGGCCTAATTAACATCATTATAGGCCCTCGATCCGCCATTTTCTGTCCTATACAAAACTTAGGACTCATTATTGTGGATGAAGAGCACGACAGCGCCTATAAACAAAGCGATTTGCCTCCTTTTTATCAAGCTCGAGATGTGGCTGTCATGCGAGGGAAAATGACCAATGCTACAGTCATCCTAGGTAGTGCCACTCCAAGTTTAGAAAGTTACACAAATGCCTTATCTAAGAAATACACGCTTTCCGTTCTCTCAAAAAGAGCTTCTACGTCTACTCCTACTAAAGTCTTTCTTATCGACATGAACTTGGAGATGGAAAAAACTCGGAAAAAGCCTTTCTTCTCTCAAACGGTCATTCGGAGCATCGAGCAACGTTTGGAAGTAGGAGAACAGACCATTATTTTCTTCAATCGTCGCGGATTCCATACTAATGTATCCTGCTCATCATGTAAGTACACCTTGAAATGTCCTCATTGTGACATGATTCTGACATTTCACAAAACTGAGCGGATTCTCTTGTGTCACCTTTGCAACACCCGCCTCTCAAAGCCCATTACCTCATGCCCTCAATGCCTGGGCACTATGACACTTCAATACCGAGGCGCTGGAACAGAAAAAATTGAGACTCTTCTCCGAGAATTCTTCCCAACAGCCCGCACTATACGGCTAGATTCTGACACCACACGATTCCGCGGAAGTCACGATGCTTTAGTTAAACAATTTGCCACAGGGAAAGCCGATATTCTTATTGGCACACAAATGATTGCAAAAGGTATGCACTTTCCTGCCGTGACTCTTTCTGTAGTTTTAAGCGGAGACTCTGGTCTATATATCCCAGATTTTCGAGCAGCAGAACAAGTCTTTCAACTGATTACTCAAGTCACTGGACGCTCAGGACGCAGCCACCTTCCAGGAGAAGTTCTTATCCAAACATTTCTTCCTCAAAACTCGACTATATCTCATGCCTTAGCACAAGATTTCCCAGCTTTCTACAAGGAAGAGATCTTAGGGAGAAAAGTATGTAACTATCCTCCGTTCACACGACTAATCCGCTGTATTTTTCTTGGAAAATGCTCGGATTATACTTTAAAGGAAACTCAGCGTGTACACACACTGATTAAACAAAATTTGGATTCTCAAGCCTCTCTTATGGAAATATCTCCTTGTGGACATTTCAAAGTAAAAGACTTATTTCACTATCAATTTCTAATCAAAACTCGCAACATCCTCGTGGCGAATAAACAGATTCAAGAGGCATTAGCCGCTGCAAAATTGTCCTCTAAAGTGCGTTGCATTGTTGATGTAGATCCTGTTACGACATTCTTCTGA
- the dsbH gene encoding disulfide reductase DsbH: MRNWLLGSLLIACMAVTAPCFAAKRRAAGSQKINRVAETGIHWMSYQDALNKAKQEGKHVAVFFTGSDWCIWCMRMQDQILQTAAFSEFAKQYLCMVEIDFPHNKEQTAEQKEQNRHLKSLYSVDGFPTLVLLDSEGKEVAKMGFEPGGGEAYVYRLKKALHIS; encoded by the coding sequence ATGAGAAACTGGTTATTAGGGAGCTTGCTCATCGCATGTATGGCGGTCACAGCTCCTTGTTTTGCTGCAAAACGTCGTGCTGCGGGTTCGCAGAAGATCAATAGGGTTGCAGAGACCGGAATTCACTGGATGTCTTATCAAGATGCTTTGAATAAGGCAAAACAGGAAGGAAAGCATGTAGCCGTATTTTTCACAGGATCCGATTGGTGTATTTGGTGTATGAGAATGCAGGATCAGATTTTACAAACAGCTGCATTTTCCGAGTTTGCTAAACAATATTTGTGTATGGTGGAGATAGATTTCCCTCACAACAAAGAACAAACTGCAGAACAAAAAGAGCAGAATCGTCATTTGAAAAGTTTATATTCTGTAGACGGATTCCCTACCCTAGTTTTACTCGATTCCGAAGGTAAAGAAGTCGCAAAAATGGGATTTGAGCCTGGAGGCGGAGAGGCATATGTTTATAGATTAAAGAAAGCATTACATATCTCCTGA
- the lysS gene encoding lysine--tRNA ligase, producing MSVEVEYLQHEDYLYRTSKLKEIRDLGINPYPYQYTDCLEVQEIRNQFVDNELGDSEAAFRKETPKVRFAGRLVLFRSMGKNSFGQILDNDAKIQVMFNRDFSAVAGLAADAGISPIKFIEKKLDLGDILGLEGYLFFTHSGELTVLVETVTLLCKSLISLPDKHAGLADKEIRYRKRWADLISSEDVRKTFLTRSRILKLIREYMDQQSFLEVETPILQTIYGGAEATPFVTTLQALHAEMFLRISLEIALKKLLVGGMSRVYEIGKVFRNEGIDRTHNPEFTMIEAYAAYWDYNDVMKCVENLVEYIVRALNNGETQVQYSHLKSGPQVVDFKAPWIRMTMKESISVYGGVDVDLHADHELRKILETQTSLPEKTYVHASRGELIALLFDELVCDKLIAPHHITDHPLETTPLCKTLRSGDETLVERFESFCLGKELCNAYSELNDPLQQRKLLEEQMRKKALNPDSEYHPIDEEFLEALCQGMPPAGGFGIGIDRLVMMLTDAASIRDVLFFPVMRRIEAKKD from the coding sequence ATGTCTGTAGAAGTTGAATACTTGCAACACGAAGATTATTTGTATAGAACAAGCAAGCTAAAGGAAATCAGAGATTTGGGCATAAATCCTTACCCTTATCAATACACTGATTGTCTTGAAGTACAGGAAATTCGTAATCAGTTTGTAGATAACGAATTAGGAGATAGCGAAGCGGCTTTTCGTAAAGAGACACCTAAGGTGCGTTTTGCCGGACGACTTGTTCTTTTCCGTTCTATGGGGAAAAATTCTTTTGGGCAGATCCTCGATAATGATGCAAAGATTCAAGTGATGTTTAATCGAGATTTTTCTGCAGTGGCAGGGTTAGCCGCGGATGCTGGGATTTCTCCGATTAAATTTATTGAGAAGAAACTTGATCTAGGAGACATCTTGGGTCTCGAAGGGTATCTTTTCTTTACTCACTCAGGAGAATTAACGGTTCTCGTTGAAACGGTAACGTTGTTATGTAAATCCTTAATTTCTTTGCCTGATAAGCATGCAGGATTAGCAGATAAAGAAATTCGCTATCGCAAACGTTGGGCAGATCTGATTTCCTCAGAGGATGTGCGTAAGACTTTCTTAACAAGAAGCCGGATTCTTAAGTTGATTCGTGAGTACATGGATCAGCAGAGCTTTTTAGAGGTGGAAACTCCTATCCTGCAAACCATCTACGGAGGAGCAGAAGCAACTCCTTTTGTTACCACGCTGCAAGCGCTACATGCAGAAATGTTCCTAAGAATTTCTCTAGAGATTGCTTTGAAAAAACTCCTTGTTGGAGGAATGTCCCGAGTTTATGAAATCGGCAAAGTTTTCCGTAACGAAGGAATCGATAGAACGCATAATCCAGAGTTTACCATGATAGAGGCTTATGCGGCTTATTGGGATTACAATGATGTAATGAAATGTGTGGAAAACCTTGTTGAGTATATCGTACGTGCTTTGAATAACGGGGAAACTCAGGTTCAGTATTCACATTTAAAATCAGGACCTCAGGTTGTTGATTTTAAAGCTCCATGGATCCGTATGACGATGAAAGAAAGTATCTCTGTCTATGGCGGCGTCGATGTAGACTTACATGCAGATCATGAATTACGTAAAATTTTAGAAACACAAACATCTCTTCCAGAGAAAACGTATGTTCATGCTTCACGAGGAGAGCTGATCGCTTTGCTATTTGATGAGCTGGTTTGTGATAAGCTCATCGCTCCGCATCACATTACAGATCATCCATTAGAAACAACGCCACTTTGTAAAACATTGCGTTCTGGGGATGAAACTCTGGTAGAACGATTTGAGAGTTTTTGTTTAGGAAAAGAGTTGTGTAATGCTTATTCGGAACTCAATGATCCTTTACAACAACGAAAATTGTTGGAAGAGCAAATGCGTAAAAAGGCTTTAAATCCTGACAGCGAATACCATCCTATAGATGAAGAATTTCTAGAAGCTCTTTGCCAAGGAATGCCTCCTGCAGGAGGATTTGGAATAGGTATCGATCGATTGGTTATGATGTTGACAGACGCCGCATCCATTCGGGATGTCCTGTTTTTCCCTGTTATGCGGCGTATAGAAGCAAAAAAAGATTAA
- the cysS gene encoding cysteine--tRNA ligase has translation MKGWIRSNSTKTRPFRMNTAMDLFLYNTLSREKERFLPVNDPVKLYTCGPTVYDYAHIGNFRTYIFEDLLKRVLLFLGYSVYHVMNITDVDDKTLAGARKKGCSLEKYCQPYIHAFFADLETLHILKADAYPHATHYIPQMIEAIQQLINQGVAYIGQDQSVYFSISQFPNYGALSHLNLEELRNSARIDADEYDKDNLCDFVLWKAYDPDRDGEIFWESPFGKGRPGWHLECSIMSISLLGQSLDIHAGGVDNIFPHHENEIAQSESLSHKPFVRYWLHSHHLLVDRKKMSKSLGNFFTLRDLLDQGFSGEEVRYLLLQGHYRTQLNFTQEGLHASRQSLKRLRDFICRLEDPSYPDDIIHPEVATACQSFLETFITSLTNDLNISSSLAALFDFIRKINSSIDQHTGIQTETDSSVFSKQDAQHILALLRKIDQVLGVLPFSQPDIPEEVLLLVEQREAARKVKNWQEADRLRDEILSRGFAIEDGKTGMKVKKL, from the coding sequence ATGAAGGGATGGATTCGCTCTAACAGTACAAAAACAAGGCCTTTTCGTATGAATACTGCTATGGATTTATTTCTGTATAACACCCTATCTAGAGAGAAGGAACGTTTTCTCCCTGTTAACGATCCTGTCAAGCTCTATACCTGCGGTCCTACGGTGTATGATTACGCACACATAGGGAATTTTCGCACGTATATATTCGAAGATCTACTGAAAAGAGTCCTGCTCTTTTTAGGATACTCGGTTTATCACGTGATGAATATCACAGATGTCGATGACAAGACTTTAGCTGGAGCTCGTAAAAAAGGTTGTTCCCTTGAAAAGTATTGCCAGCCTTATATTCATGCTTTTTTTGCAGATTTAGAAACTCTGCACATCTTGAAAGCGGATGCTTATCCCCATGCCACCCACTACATTCCTCAAATGATTGAAGCTATTCAGCAACTTATCAATCAAGGGGTTGCCTACATAGGCCAAGACCAATCTGTCTATTTTTCCATCAGTCAGTTCCCTAACTATGGAGCTCTATCTCACTTAAATTTAGAAGAGCTCAGAAATAGCGCACGTATCGATGCAGATGAATATGATAAGGATAACTTGTGTGACTTTGTTTTATGGAAAGCTTATGATCCTGATCGCGATGGAGAGATTTTTTGGGAAAGTCCTTTTGGGAAAGGACGCCCGGGATGGCATTTAGAATGTTCCATTATGTCTATATCCCTTCTTGGGCAATCCCTCGATATTCATGCTGGAGGAGTAGATAATATCTTCCCTCACCATGAAAATGAGATCGCACAATCCGAATCCTTATCACACAAACCCTTTGTGCGTTATTGGCTGCATTCTCATCACCTCCTCGTTGATAGGAAGAAAATGTCTAAAAGCTTAGGGAACTTTTTCACTTTACGAGATTTGCTGGACCAAGGATTTTCTGGAGAGGAAGTCCGTTATCTCTTGCTGCAAGGGCACTACAGAACGCAGTTAAATTTTACTCAAGAAGGATTGCATGCTTCTCGCCAGTCACTTAAACGCTTAAGAGACTTTATTTGTAGGCTGGAAGATCCTTCGTATCCTGATGACATCATACACCCTGAAGTAGCTACTGCTTGTCAAAGTTTTTTAGAAACCTTCATTACTTCTTTGACGAATGACCTGAATATCTCCTCTTCTTTAGCCGCTTTATTTGATTTTATTCGGAAAATAAACAGCAGCATTGACCAACATACTGGTATCCAGACAGAAACAGACTCTTCCGTATTTTCTAAACAAGACGCGCAACATATTCTCGCCTTACTAAGAAAGATAGATCAAGTGCTTGGAGTTTTGCCCTTTTCACAACCAGATATTCCAGAAGAGGTGTTACTTCTTGTGGAGCAAAGAGAGGCTGCTAGAAAAGTGAAGAACTGGCAGGAAGCGGATCGTCTACGTGATGAGATCTTATCCCGAGGTTTTGCCATTGAAGATGGCAAAACCGGGATGAAAGTGAAAAAACTTTAA